One genomic segment of Mycoplasmopsis agalactiae PG2 includes these proteins:
- a CDS encoding Mbov_0186 family lipoprotein, whose protein sequence is MARKLQRFSLSKKANISSCLGAITMSVLFSISTISCEDYYISSTEESFESQSKLFDFKLYEKKILQTLESTNTIEILGRKYNSFNAESEFKDRFKEVFYNFVKLINNFTYAANQEIPGIENEYISYLIYTINLYDWFYLKEIDNSKVVKEYNPKLTYTALTPGNIIYFSGIKYMKQLWDEEIKNDLPNLKNSSFKNLSAFLSKYVYDNSVKLESFVEREKSTRPRTEVNTGCKKYDEIYDFYPINYVPERVVYIEEYEYAKKLPENNNAALINNHRKFGIFDVKKESLIIDSKKVNALTFKFNKLYNLNDISVTADYNQNESGDLLNFIDINFAYRPKLMSFKEFFDFVKKIKFRKSNLLESEIGTGYIDLDKLLQPIAKISAEKFSVFNINTFDFGKSTRGNLASTATGNYGEQNNRKYDKNVFLDYINLLKLDPKSKNTELFITPESWNINDIHKKDWEQLLPNILKSLEKSSS, encoded by the coding sequence ATGGCTAGAAAGTTACAGCGATTTTCGTTAAGCAAAAAGGCCAATATTTCTTCCTGCCTTGGTGCAATAACTATGTCAGTGCTTTTTTCAATATCAACTATATCATGCGAGGATTATTATATTAGTTCCACTGAAGAAAGTTTTGAAAGTCAGTCTAAATTGTTTGATTTTAAATTATATGAGAAAAAGATTCTACAGACTTTAGAATCAACTAATACTATAGAAATATTGGGAAGAAAATATAATTCATTTAATGCCGAGTCAGAGTTCAAAGATAGATTTAAAGAAGTTTTCTACAATTTTGTTAAATTAATTAATAATTTTACATATGCTGCAAATCAAGAAATTCCAGGGATAGAAAATGAATATATTTCATACCTAATTTACACGATAAACTTATATGATTGGTTTTATTTAAAAGAAATTGATAATTCAAAAGTTGTTAAGGAATACAATCCAAAACTTACATATACAGCATTAACTCCTGGTAACATTATATACTTTAGTGGTATTAAATATATGAAGCAACTTTGAGATGAAGAAATTAAAAACGATTTGCCTAACTTAAAAAACAGCAGTTTTAAGAATTTATCTGCTTTTCTCTCAAAATATGTCTATGATAATTCAGTTAAGCTTGAATCGTTTGTGGAGCGCGAAAAATCTACGAGGCCACGTACAGAAGTCAATACTGGCTGCAAAAAATACGATGAAATTTATGACTTCTATCCAATAAATTATGTGCCAGAAAGAGTAGTATATATTGAAGAATATGAGTATGCTAAAAAATTGCCTGAAAACAATAATGCCGCGCTAATAAATAACCATAGAAAATTTGGTATTTTTGATGTCAAAAAAGAATCGCTTATTATTGATTCTAAAAAAGTTAATGCACTAACATTCAAATTTAACAAACTTTATAATTTAAATGATATTAGTGTGACTGCGGACTATAACCAAAATGAATCAGGAGATTTGCTTAACTTTATAGACATTAATTTTGCCTATAGGCCTAAATTAATGAGCTTTAAAGAATTTTTTGATTTTGTAAAGAAAATAAAATTTAGAAAAAGCAATCTTTTAGAAAGTGAAATTGGAACAGGTTATATAGACTTAGATAAATTACTACAACCTATAGCCAAAATATCAGCTGAAAAGTTTAGTGTTTTCAATATAAACACTTTTGATTTTGGTAAATCTACTCGTGGGAATCTGGCTAGCACTGCTACTGGCAATTATGGCGAGCAAAACAACAGAAAATATGATAAAAATGTCTTTTTAGACTACATCAACTTGCTAAAACTAGATCCTAAGTCAAAAAATACCGAGTTATTTATAACCCCTGAGAGCTGAAACATAAATGATATTCATAAAAAAGATTGAGAGCAATTGTTGCCTAATATATTAAAAAGTTTAGAAAAGTCTTCATCATAG
- a CDS encoding Mbov_0186 family lipoprotein translates to MTRKLHRFIRSKTSRVLVSLGLMSIALLSSLPTASCGARYSTDAERKFEKQFKLFDFKLYEAKINQILGSTESLKLLSHTNKYKTFDDNPAFKKRFTDVFYNFVKLINSYIYAANMEIPNIENEYISYLIYTIDCYNSFYSKKINDSKIVNEYNQKQTYTALTPGNIRYFRGLKYMKHLWDEKFKNDSTNLRTNNFKNLSAFLSKDVYENLVKLETFVERERTIRNTMYTEDNNEETYENYDFSSRNYDPLNFFIDKYEYAKKLPKINNTFLINNHRKFGIFDVKKESLIIDSEKINALTFKFNKLYNFADISVVASYNGNESSDLLNYIDIDFAYRPKLMSFREFFNFIKKIKSRKSNLLESEIGIGYIDLDKLLEPINKLKADKFSVLKINTYDFGKSAYGNMNSNAEGGYGQINNGKYIKNIFLDYINLLKLDPNTKNTELFITPDSWDINQISKKDWDELLPNILKSLR, encoded by the coding sequence ATGACTAGAAAGTTACACAGATTTATACGAAGTAAAACCAGCAGAGTTTTAGTCTCCTTGGGATTAATGTCTATAGCTCTTCTTTCTTCATTACCGACTGCATCATGTGGTGCACGCTATAGTACTGATGCTGAAAGAAAATTTGAAAAACAGTTTAAACTATTTGACTTTAAATTGTATGAAGCTAAAATTAATCAAATTTTAGGATCCACTGAAAGCTTAAAATTATTAAGTCACACAAATAAATATAAGACCTTTGATGACAATCCTGCATTCAAAAAAAGATTTACAGATGTTTTTTACAACTTTGTTAAATTAATTAACAGTTATATCTATGCAGCAAATATGGAGATCCCAAATATTGAAAATGAATACATTTCATACCTAATTTATACAATAGACTGTTACAACTCATTTTATTCAAAGAAAATTAATGATTCAAAAATTGTAAATGAATATAATCAAAAACAAACATACACAGCTTTAACACCAGGCAACATTCGATATTTTAGAGGACTTAAATATATGAAGCACCTTTGAGATGAAAAGTTTAAAAATGATTCAACCAATTTAAGAACCAACAATTTTAAAAATTTATCAGCTTTTCTCTCAAAAGATGTTTATGAAAATTTAGTTAAACTTGAAACATTTGTAGAGCGTGAAAGAACTATAAGAAATACTATGTATACAGAGGACAACAATGAGGAAACATATGAAAACTATGATTTTAGCTCACGAAATTATGATCCATTAAATTTCTTTATTGATAAATATGAATACGCTAAAAAGTTGCCTAAAATTAATAATACTTTTCTAATAAATAATCACAGGAAATTTGGCATTTTTGATGTTAAGAAAGAATCTCTTATTATTGATTCTGAAAAAATAAATGCTCTGACATTCAAATTTAATAAACTCTATAATTTTGCTGATATTAGTGTAGTTGCTTCATACAACGGAAATGAATCTAGTGATTTACTGAACTATATAGACATTGATTTTGCCTATAGACCTAAATTAATGAGCTTTAGGGAATTTTTTAATTTTATAAAGAAAATAAAATCTAGAAAAAGTAATCTTTTAGAAAGTGAAATTGGAATAGGTTATATTGATTTAGACAAACTGTTAGAACCTATAAACAAGTTAAAAGCGGACAAGTTTAGTGTTTTGAAAATAAACACTTATGATTTTGGTAAGTCTGCTTATGGCAATATGAATAGTAATGCTGAAGGGGGCTATGGCCAAATAAACAATGGTAAATATATAAAAAATATTTTCTTAGATTACATTAACTTACTTAAATTAGACCCTAATACAAAAAACACTGAGTTGTTTATAACCCCTGATAGTTGAGACATAAATCAAATCTCTAAAAAAGATTGAGATGAATTGTTGCCTAATATATTAAAAAGTTTAAGATAA